One genomic window of Micrococcus flavus includes the following:
- a CDS encoding MFS transporter, with product MNRPRLPAALAAAVQIYAPSTVYAVGLGAMTPAIASAALALGLGAAQAAAVVVLVGLGSLLANTPVSLLAARAGERRTMVLSAALGTLGAGLAWAATAPLTAGGVRAGGLDDPARLAVLLLGVLTVGAAGAGFNLARQSYLAVAVPATHRARAMSTLGGTIRIGVFLGPFLGAALQALLGLSGAFAAATAMMAAGAVLCVRIRELSAPDDDGAPSASGGAPSAAGSARRRPRLADVARARRGVLATAGFGVVAVAGARAARNAVIPLWAAHLGMTPAAASLVFGIAGAADLLLFYPAGRLMDRRGRRAVAVPCLTLLGAGFLAVSLTSEPVGFAAAALLLGVGNGFGAGIVMTLGADFSPPDARPEFLGLWRSMSDAGMLTGPLLVSAVTAAAGLGVGVGVMAVVCAGGAAVFARVLPHGPGPVDDPAPLGRR from the coding sequence ATGAACCGTCCTCGCCTGCCCGCGGCCCTCGCCGCCGCCGTCCAGATCTACGCCCCCTCCACCGTGTACGCGGTGGGCCTGGGTGCGATGACCCCGGCCATCGCCTCGGCCGCTCTCGCGCTCGGCCTCGGGGCGGCGCAGGCGGCCGCCGTCGTCGTGCTGGTGGGGCTGGGCTCGCTGCTGGCCAACACGCCGGTGTCCCTGCTGGCGGCGCGCGCGGGGGAGCGGCGGACTATGGTGCTCTCCGCAGCGCTCGGCACCCTGGGTGCGGGGCTGGCGTGGGCGGCCACCGCCCCGCTGACCGCCGGCGGCGTGCGCGCGGGGGGCCTCGACGACCCGGCCCGCCTCGCCGTGCTGCTGCTCGGCGTGCTCACGGTGGGCGCCGCCGGCGCCGGCTTCAACCTGGCGCGGCAGTCCTACCTGGCCGTGGCGGTCCCGGCCACGCACCGGGCCCGCGCGATGTCCACGCTCGGGGGCACCATCCGGATCGGCGTGTTCCTGGGCCCGTTCCTGGGCGCCGCGCTCCAGGCGCTGCTCGGCCTGAGCGGGGCGTTCGCCGCGGCCACGGCCATGATGGCCGCCGGTGCCGTCCTGTGCGTGCGGATCCGTGAGCTGTCCGCGCCCGACGACGACGGCGCCCCCTCCGCCTCGGGGGGAGCCCCCTCCGCCGCCGGCTCCGCCCGCCGACGACCCCGCCTGGCGGACGTGGCCCGGGCCCGGCGTGGCGTGCTGGCGACCGCGGGGTTCGGCGTGGTGGCCGTGGCCGGGGCGCGGGCCGCCCGCAACGCGGTCATCCCGCTGTGGGCGGCGCACCTGGGGATGACCCCGGCGGCGGCCTCGCTCGTGTTCGGGATCGCCGGGGCCGCGGACCTGCTACTGTTCTACCCCGCGGGCCGCCTCATGGACCGGCGCGGCCGCCGCGCGGTGGCCGTGCCGTGCCTGACGCTGCTCGGCGCCGGGTTCCTCGCGGTGTCCCTGACGTCGGAGCCGGTGGGGTTCGCCGCCGCCGCGCTGCTGCTGGGCGTAGGCAACGGGTTCGGCGCCGGGATCGTGATGACCCTGGGCGCGGACTTCTCCCCGCCGGACGCCCGCCCGGAGTTCCTGGGGCTGTGGCGCTCCATGTCGGATGCGGGCATGCTCACCGGCCCGCTGCTGGTCTCCGCGGTGACCGCCGCGGCGGGCCTGGGCGTCGGCGTCGGGGTCATGGCGGTGGTGTGCGCCGGCGGGGCCGCGGTGTTCGCCCGGGTCCTGCCGCACGGCCCCGGCCCGGTGGACGACCCGGCGCCCCTGGGGCGGCGCTGA
- a CDS encoding Lrp/AsnC family transcriptional regulator, with product MAPSPLDRVDRAIVRELSQDGRLSVAALAERVHVSRAHCYSRLNRLQDTGVITGFSARVDPVKTGFTASAHVMLKLRQHDWRELRATLLAIPEVWHVSLVGGNMDVILLVRARDTADLRHVIFERLQPLPAVVDTQTYMIFDDHASGQTLPPEPSDDPTQGAAAG from the coding sequence ATGGCCCCGTCCCCCCTCGACCGCGTGGACCGCGCGATCGTCCGCGAGCTCTCCCAGGACGGCCGCCTGTCCGTGGCGGCGCTCGCCGAGCGCGTGCACGTCTCCCGCGCCCACTGCTACTCCCGCCTGAACCGCCTGCAGGACACCGGCGTGATCACCGGCTTCTCCGCCCGGGTGGACCCCGTCAAGACCGGCTTCACGGCATCCGCGCACGTGATGCTCAAGCTGCGCCAGCACGACTGGCGCGAGCTGCGCGCCACCCTGCTGGCGATCCCGGAGGTGTGGCACGTGTCCCTGGTGGGCGGGAACATGGACGTCATCCTGCTGGTCCGCGCCCGGGACACCGCGGACCTGCGCCACGTGATCTTCGAACGGCTCCAGCCGCTGCCGGCCGTGGTGGACACGCAGACGTACATGATCTTCGACGACCACGCCTCCGGCCAGACCCTGCCGCCGGAGCCCTCGGACGACCCGACGCAGGGCGCCGCGGCGGGCTGA
- a CDS encoding thiamine pyrophosphate-dependent enzyme: MTSTSPAAPAGDGAPAPDAGTRAAAAAAFGISLEEYLLPASRRIQLISEDGNVLPVDQQGTSPGHEYPLPSDEELLAAYRHLVIGRRVNDQAYALVRQGRMAVYPSSHGQEASEVAAAVCLGEDDWLFPTYRDTVAVLARGVDPLQVMVAYQGTWHQGYDPKEHRVSVQSTPLTTQMLHAVGMAKAAKLRGEDVVTLAMVGDGGTSEGDFHEALNFAAVFKLPVVFFVQNNKYAISVPFAKQSAAPSLAHKAVGYGLAGERVDGNDLAALLAVLGRAVDLCREGKGPFLVEADTYRMQSHTNADDATRYREAAEVAEWEARDPLRRMTAYLTSTGALTEELAERYRQDADDVAASLRDAMNAEAELDPLELFDHVYTVQTPQLAAQRAQLAEELSRSENQEA; this comes from the coding sequence ATGACCAGCACCAGCCCCGCCGCGCCCGCGGGCGACGGCGCCCCCGCGCCCGACGCCGGCACGCGGGCGGCCGCCGCCGCCGCGTTCGGCATCTCGCTCGAGGAGTACCTGCTCCCGGCGTCCCGCCGCATCCAGCTGATCTCCGAGGACGGCAACGTCCTTCCGGTGGACCAGCAGGGCACCTCCCCGGGCCACGAGTACCCCCTGCCCTCGGACGAGGAGCTCCTGGCGGCCTACCGCCACCTCGTGATCGGCCGCCGCGTCAACGACCAGGCCTACGCGCTCGTGCGCCAGGGCCGCATGGCGGTCTACCCGTCCTCGCACGGCCAGGAGGCCTCCGAGGTCGCCGCCGCCGTGTGCCTGGGCGAGGACGACTGGCTGTTCCCCACCTACCGGGACACCGTGGCCGTCCTGGCCCGCGGCGTGGACCCGCTGCAGGTCATGGTCGCCTACCAGGGCACGTGGCATCAGGGGTACGACCCCAAGGAGCACCGCGTCTCGGTGCAGTCCACGCCCCTGACCACGCAGATGCTGCACGCGGTGGGCATGGCCAAGGCCGCGAAGCTGCGCGGCGAGGACGTCGTCACCCTCGCCATGGTGGGCGACGGCGGCACCTCCGAGGGCGACTTCCACGAGGCCCTGAACTTCGCCGCGGTGTTCAAGCTGCCGGTGGTCTTCTTCGTGCAGAACAACAAGTACGCCATCTCGGTGCCGTTCGCGAAGCAGTCCGCGGCGCCGTCGCTGGCGCATAAGGCCGTGGGCTACGGCCTGGCCGGCGAGCGCGTGGACGGCAACGACCTCGCGGCCCTCCTGGCCGTGCTCGGCCGCGCCGTGGACCTGTGCCGCGAGGGCAAGGGCCCGTTCCTGGTGGAGGCGGACACCTACCGCATGCAGTCCCACACCAACGCCGACGACGCCACGCGCTACCGCGAGGCCGCCGAGGTGGCGGAGTGGGAGGCCCGCGACCCGCTGCGCCGCATGACCGCGTACCTCACCTCCACGGGCGCCCTCACCGAGGAGCTCGCGGAGCGGTACCGCCAGGACGCCGACGACGTCGCCGCCTCCCTGCGCGACGCCATGAACGCGGAGGCCGAGCTGGACCCGCTCGAGCTCTTCGACCACGTGTACACCGTGCAGACCCCGCAGCTCGCCGCCCAGCGCGCGCAGCTGGCCGAGGAGCTGTCCCGTTCCGAGAACCAGGAGGCCTGA
- a CDS encoding alpha-ketoacid dehydrogenase subunit beta, with amino-acid sequence MAALTFAAALNAALADEMAADPMVVVFGEDVGTLGGVFRITDGLTKRFGEERCFDTPLAESGIAGLGVGMALGGARPVMEMQFDAFAYPAFEQIASHAAKMRNRTKGAAPMPLTIRIPYGGGIGGVEHHCDSSESYYAHTPGLKVYTPASVKDAYLMLRSAIRLDDPVIFMEPKKMYWTKADLDLDELRAEFDAQWARVESEAEHGEAWARAAVVRPGTDVTLVSYGPSVPTCLAAADAAAEEGYSVEVVDLRTVNPLDEDTMAASVAKTGRAVVVAEPQGFASVASELVARIQQRCFHSLAAPVGRVTGWDIPYPAPKLEEHHLPSVDRILDAIEDLNWDLDAEAPAAEEARA; translated from the coding sequence ATGGCGGCACTGACCTTCGCGGCCGCGCTCAACGCGGCCCTGGCCGACGAGATGGCGGCCGATCCCATGGTGGTGGTGTTCGGCGAGGACGTCGGCACCCTCGGCGGCGTCTTCCGCATCACCGATGGCCTCACGAAGCGCTTCGGCGAGGAGCGCTGCTTCGACACCCCGCTCGCGGAGTCCGGCATCGCGGGCCTCGGCGTGGGCATGGCCCTCGGCGGCGCCCGCCCCGTGATGGAGATGCAGTTCGACGCGTTCGCCTACCCGGCGTTCGAGCAGATCGCCTCCCACGCGGCGAAGATGCGCAACCGCACTAAGGGCGCCGCGCCCATGCCGCTGACCATCCGCATCCCGTACGGCGGCGGCATCGGCGGCGTGGAGCACCACTGCGACTCGTCCGAGTCCTACTACGCCCACACGCCGGGCCTGAAGGTGTACACCCCGGCCTCGGTCAAGGACGCCTACCTCATGCTCCGCTCGGCGATCCGCCTGGACGACCCGGTGATCTTCATGGAGCCCAAGAAGATGTACTGGACCAAGGCGGACCTCGACCTGGACGAGCTGCGCGCCGAGTTCGACGCGCAGTGGGCCCGTGTGGAGTCGGAGGCCGAGCACGGCGAGGCCTGGGCGCGCGCCGCCGTCGTCCGCCCGGGCACGGACGTCACCCTGGTCTCCTACGGCCCCTCCGTGCCCACGTGCCTGGCCGCCGCCGACGCGGCCGCCGAGGAGGGGTACTCGGTGGAGGTCGTGGACCTGCGCACCGTGAACCCGCTGGACGAGGACACGATGGCCGCGTCCGTGGCCAAGACCGGCCGCGCCGTGGTGGTCGCCGAGCCGCAGGGCTTCGCCTCCGTCGCCTCGGAGCTGGTGGCCCGCATCCAGCAGCGCTGCTTCCACTCCCTGGCCGCCCCCGTGGGCCGGGTGACCGGCTGGGACATCCCCTACCCGGCGCCCAAGCTCGAGGAGCACCACCTGCCGTCCGTGGACCGGATCCTGGACGCGATCGAAGACCTGAACTGGGACCTCGACGCCGAGGCCCCCGCCGCCGAGGAGGCCCGCGCATGA
- a CDS encoding dihydrolipoamide acetyltransferase family protein codes for MSSTFTLPDLGEGLTEADLVRWLVAEGDEVAVDQPIVEVETAKALVEVPCPYAGTVLTLHGAEGETMIVGEPLITVGSADEVDAAGPAETPAAPTAEKPGALSYREEERAGVMEPGTAQPAPDKARGGDGDVAGSDAEASGSVLIGYGTSGHGAKGRTRPSKRVRGGAPAAAATTPAAPADGAARAPRVSSPIVRKLARERGVDVAALTGTGPDGLITRADVLAAAEGGVGAPASPAASAAQDAAAAPSPAAASATSAAPAATAGVGGTDTRSGLTVASRTPLTGVRRVIADQMVRSRTVVPDVTAWLDVDVTGLLELRSALKAKGPENVPSLLALIARFTLAGLQRYPVMAARIEHAEDGREEVVEFDGVHLGLAVQTDRGLMVPSVEHAERLSAEELTRAIGETIARAREGKSAPAELTRGTFTLNNYGPLGTDGATPILNHPEVGMLGIGRIMDRPWVVDGQIVVRKVAEMTVSFDHRVTDGATASAFLTFVADCLNDPTAALARI; via the coding sequence ATGAGCAGCACGTTCACCCTTCCGGACCTGGGGGAGGGCCTCACTGAGGCCGACCTCGTCCGCTGGCTCGTCGCCGAGGGCGACGAGGTGGCCGTGGACCAGCCGATCGTCGAGGTGGAGACCGCCAAGGCCCTCGTGGAGGTGCCCTGCCCCTACGCCGGCACGGTGCTGACCCTGCACGGCGCCGAGGGCGAGACCATGATCGTGGGCGAGCCCCTCATCACGGTCGGCTCCGCGGACGAGGTCGACGCCGCCGGCCCGGCCGAGACGCCCGCCGCGCCCACGGCGGAGAAGCCCGGCGCCCTGTCCTACCGCGAGGAGGAGCGCGCCGGGGTCATGGAGCCCGGCACCGCCCAGCCCGCCCCGGACAAGGCCCGCGGCGGCGACGGCGACGTGGCCGGCTCCGACGCGGAGGCCTCCGGCAGCGTCCTGATCGGCTACGGCACCTCCGGCCATGGCGCCAAGGGCCGAACGCGCCCGTCCAAGCGCGTGCGCGGCGGGGCCCCCGCGGCGGCCGCGACGACGCCGGCCGCCCCGGCCGACGGCGCCGCCCGCGCCCCGCGCGTGAGCTCGCCGATCGTCCGCAAGCTGGCGCGCGAGCGCGGCGTGGACGTGGCCGCCCTCACCGGCACCGGCCCGGACGGCCTGATCACCCGAGCGGACGTGCTGGCCGCGGCCGAGGGCGGGGTGGGCGCACCGGCGTCGCCCGCGGCGTCGGCGGCGCAGGACGCAGCCGCGGCCCCGTCCCCCGCGGCCGCCTCCGCGACATCGGCCGCCCCGGCGGCCACCGCCGGGGTCGGCGGGACGGACACCCGTTCCGGGCTGACCGTGGCCTCGCGCACCCCGCTGACGGGCGTGCGCCGCGTGATCGCCGACCAGATGGTGCGCTCGCGGACCGTGGTCCCGGACGTCACCGCGTGGCTGGACGTGGACGTCACCGGGCTGCTCGAGCTGCGCTCGGCGCTCAAGGCGAAGGGCCCGGAGAATGTGCCGTCCCTGCTGGCCCTGATCGCCCGCTTCACGCTCGCGGGCCTGCAGCGGTACCCCGTGATGGCCGCCCGCATCGAGCACGCTGAGGACGGGCGTGAGGAGGTCGTGGAGTTCGACGGCGTCCACCTCGGCCTGGCCGTGCAGACGGACCGGGGCCTGATGGTCCCGTCCGTGGAGCACGCCGAGCGCCTCTCCGCCGAGGAGCTCACCCGTGCGATCGGCGAGACCATCGCCCGGGCGCGCGAGGGCAAGTCCGCTCCGGCCGAGCTGACCCGCGGCACCTTCACGCTGAACAACTACGGGCCGCTGGGCACGGACGGCGCCACGCCGATCCTCAACCACCCCGAGGTGGGCATGCTCGGCATCGGCCGGATCATGGACCGCCCGTGGGTCGTGGACGGCCAGATCGTGGTCCGCAAGGTCGCCGAGATGACCGTCTCCTTCGACCACCGCGTCACCGACGGCGCCACCGCGAGCGCATTCCTCACGTTCGTGGCGGACTGCCTGAACGACCCGACGGCGGCCCTCGCCCGGATCTGA
- a CDS encoding phosphatase PAP2 family protein, with protein MDPHDARDPHGTAPAAPARRPARRADPVWALAAASCAAAVALLYTLLVTTSTGQLLEYQLFAAVEDRWGVPAVGLAPRLVRLLPPALAVGAGLAALACLPSRRTRGRGVLALVALVGANATTQVLKHVLPRPALENGVPWAGGNSLPSGHTTLVAAAAATVLLLVPSRWRPAAAVAGAAATAFTGAAAYLEAWHRPSDMAAAVAVAGLWAVLVAPWRRGLRAGRRRASALERTVEALLWAAGLGGLAAGGVLLALTLSAPAVAGAAHPLAAVGGVLLSASPAAVLVGLLLSLLRRMDARRIR; from the coding sequence ATGGACCCCCACGACGCACGCGACCCCCACGGGACGGCCCCGGCCGCACCCGCGCGTCGTCCCGCCCGCCGCGCGGACCCCGTGTGGGCGCTGGCCGCGGCGTCCTGCGCGGCCGCGGTGGCCCTGCTGTACACCCTGCTGGTGACCACCAGCACCGGCCAGCTGCTCGAGTACCAGCTGTTCGCCGCGGTCGAGGACCGCTGGGGCGTCCCGGCCGTCGGTCTCGCCCCGCGCCTCGTCCGGCTGCTGCCGCCCGCGCTGGCCGTGGGCGCGGGACTCGCCGCGCTGGCCTGCCTGCCCTCCCGGCGGACACGGGGACGCGGCGTGCTCGCGCTCGTGGCCCTGGTGGGGGCCAACGCCACCACCCAGGTCCTCAAGCACGTCCTGCCGCGCCCCGCCCTGGAGAACGGGGTGCCGTGGGCCGGCGGCAACTCCCTGCCCTCCGGCCACACCACCCTCGTGGCCGCCGCCGCGGCCACGGTCCTGCTGCTGGTGCCGTCCCGGTGGCGGCCCGCCGCGGCCGTGGCCGGCGCCGCGGCCACGGCGTTCACCGGCGCCGCCGCCTACCTCGAGGCGTGGCACCGGCCCTCGGACATGGCGGCGGCCGTCGCCGTGGCCGGACTGTGGGCCGTCCTCGTGGCCCCGTGGCGGCGCGGCCTCCGGGCCGGTCGACGCCGGGCCTCGGCCCTCGAGCGGACCGTCGAGGCGCTGCTGTGGGCGGCGGGCCTGGGCGGCCTCGCGGCGGGCGGGGTGCTGCTCGCGCTGACCCTGTCGGCGCCCGCCGTGGCCGGGGCCGCCCACCCCCTGGCCGCGGTCGGCGGGGTGCTGCTCAGCGCCTCCCCCGCGGCCGTGCTGGTCGGGCTGCTGCTGAGCCTGCTGCGCCGCATGGACGCCCGCCGCATCCGCTGA
- a CDS encoding o-succinylbenzoate synthase: MDPAAALPPLPGSPGGPALPDVEELLEHAVAVSLPMSVRFRGTDVRRALLLRGPAGWAEFSPFPEYGPVEASRWLAAAVEAGWQGWPAPVREAVPVNATVPAVAADDVEGVLARYGEGIAAVKVKVAEHRPGGGLVPGSHSADLARVRRVRELLPDAAVRVDANCGWTVAQAVAMLTELQDVGLEYAEQPVPGIRMLARVRRMLRERGVATPIAADEAVRKETDPLAVAQADAADLIVVKVQPLGGVRRAAAIVEAAGLDAVVSSALDTSVGIAGGAALAAHLPRLPHACGLGTAALFAADVVSPPWRPRGGALPAPGGVAPAPDPDLLRRVRDDADGQRWWAERVRAAHAVLAGTAPDGTRGAGADGVQ; this comes from the coding sequence ATGGATCCCGCCGCCGCCCTGCCCCCGCTGCCCGGCTCGCCGGGCGGCCCCGCCCTCCCGGACGTGGAGGAGCTGCTCGAGCACGCCGTGGCCGTATCCCTGCCGATGTCCGTGCGGTTCCGGGGCACGGACGTGCGCCGCGCCCTGCTGCTGCGCGGCCCGGCCGGCTGGGCCGAGTTCTCCCCGTTCCCCGAGTACGGCCCGGTCGAGGCCTCCCGGTGGCTGGCGGCCGCCGTCGAGGCCGGCTGGCAGGGCTGGCCGGCGCCCGTGCGGGAGGCGGTGCCCGTCAACGCGACCGTCCCGGCGGTGGCCGCGGACGACGTCGAGGGCGTCCTGGCCCGGTACGGCGAGGGGATCGCCGCGGTGAAGGTGAAGGTGGCAGAGCACCGCCCCGGCGGCGGCCTGGTGCCCGGGTCCCACAGCGCGGACCTGGCCCGGGTGCGCCGGGTGCGGGAGCTGCTGCCGGACGCGGCGGTGCGCGTGGACGCCAACTGCGGGTGGACGGTGGCCCAGGCCGTGGCCATGCTCACCGAGCTGCAGGACGTGGGCCTCGAGTACGCCGAGCAGCCGGTGCCGGGCATCCGGATGCTGGCCCGGGTGCGGCGGATGCTGCGCGAGCGCGGGGTCGCCACCCCGATCGCCGCGGACGAGGCCGTGCGGAAGGAGACGGACCCGCTCGCCGTCGCCCAGGCGGACGCGGCCGACCTGATCGTCGTGAAGGTCCAGCCCCTCGGTGGGGTGCGCCGCGCCGCGGCGATCGTCGAGGCGGCGGGGCTGGACGCCGTCGTCTCCTCGGCCCTGGACACCTCCGTGGGCATCGCCGGGGGAGCGGCGCTGGCCGCGCACCTGCCCCGCCTGCCGCACGCGTGCGGCCTGGGCACCGCGGCGCTGTTCGCCGCCGACGTCGTCTCCCCGCCCTGGCGCCCGCGCGGCGGTGCCCTGCCCGCCCCGGGCGGGGTCGCGCCCGCGCCGGACCCGGACCTGCTCCGGCGCGTGCGGGACGACGCGGACGGGCAGCGGTGGTGGGCCGAGCGCGTCCGCGCGGCCCACGCCGTGCTCGCGGGCACGGCGCCCGACGGGACCCGAGGTGCGGGGGCCGACGGCGTCCAATAG
- the menD gene encoding 2-succinyl-5-enolpyruvyl-6-hydroxy-3-cyclohexene-1-carboxylic-acid synthase, giving the protein MSSVDSTTLARTVAAALIEGGMREAVICPGSRSAPLVYALAEHERAGRLRLHVRIDERSAGFLAHGLSLSTGRPVGVLTTSGTAVGNLLPAVMEAFHAGTRLVALTADRPAELHGTGANQTTVQEGLFARHTRAAASVDGDPAPGVHADEHLRAVSSAVRGALLRADGFAAADAAVAVAVAEAPAGPVHLNLRFRDPLVPDADQLAEMAAVVPAEDAGPDDPRLPWRAPGMDLSGGPELDVSRRDARCTVVLACHGAGPVAAAFAVSLGLPLLAEPSSDARFSVNAIAAYPLLLGPGGGTSPRAHPLAARIERVVLFGRPTLTRPVTALLRRPDVETALFAPEPAPWFEPGRRAERMIADPAELAAFAGQGRPGWLVAWQRASMRAQAALEDVLARRDRDHGLSPQSVAHVVPAVTRGPLVLGSSSLIRDVDLTWRPPAAPDVQVFANRGLAGIDGTIATAAGVALGTGRRTVALVGDLTALHDSGGLLQGPGEPEPDLDVVVVNDAGGAIFAGLEHGQVARAEGMADTVERFFGTPHTVDFAALAAAHGLAHVPVDTRVGLVHTLSDPVRGRRLVEVRCDRADRPGVTAAIAEAVAATFEAAPECHPDDLALTEEES; this is encoded by the coding sequence ATGTCTTCCGTCGATTCGACCACCCTGGCCCGCACCGTGGCCGCCGCCCTGATCGAGGGCGGCATGCGGGAGGCCGTGATCTGCCCCGGCTCCCGCTCCGCCCCGCTCGTCTACGCGCTCGCGGAGCACGAGCGCGCCGGGCGCCTGCGGCTGCACGTGAGGATCGACGAGCGCTCCGCCGGCTTCCTGGCCCACGGCCTGTCCCTGTCCACCGGGCGCCCGGTGGGGGTGCTGACCACCTCGGGCACCGCCGTCGGGAACCTGCTGCCGGCCGTGATGGAGGCCTTCCACGCGGGCACGCGCCTCGTGGCGCTCACCGCCGACCGCCCCGCCGAGCTGCACGGGACCGGGGCCAACCAGACCACCGTGCAGGAGGGCCTGTTCGCCCGGCACACGCGGGCCGCGGCCTCCGTGGACGGGGACCCCGCTCCGGGAGTGCACGCCGACGAGCACCTGCGCGCCGTCTCCTCGGCCGTGCGGGGGGCGCTGCTGCGCGCGGACGGGTTCGCGGCCGCGGACGCCGCGGTCGCCGTCGCCGTGGCCGAGGCCCCCGCCGGACCCGTGCACCTGAACCTGCGCTTCCGCGACCCGCTCGTCCCGGACGCGGACCAGCTCGCGGAGATGGCCGCCGTCGTGCCCGCGGAGGACGCCGGCCCGGACGATCCGCGCCTGCCGTGGCGTGCCCCGGGGATGGACCTCTCGGGCGGGCCCGAGCTGGACGTCTCCCGCCGGGACGCCCGCTGCACCGTGGTGCTGGCGTGCCACGGGGCCGGCCCGGTGGCGGCCGCGTTCGCGGTGTCGCTGGGGCTGCCGCTGCTGGCCGAGCCCAGCTCCGACGCCCGGTTCAGCGTCAACGCGATCGCCGCCTACCCGCTGCTGCTCGGCCCGGGCGGGGGCACGAGCCCGCGGGCCCACCCGCTCGCGGCGCGCATCGAGCGGGTGGTGCTGTTCGGCCGGCCGACCCTCACCCGGCCCGTCACCGCCCTGCTGCGCCGCCCGGACGTGGAGACCGCGCTGTTCGCCCCCGAGCCGGCGCCGTGGTTCGAGCCCGGCCGGCGCGCCGAGCGCATGATCGCGGACCCCGCCGAGCTGGCCGCGTTCGCCGGCCAGGGCCGGCCCGGTTGGCTGGTCGCGTGGCAGCGGGCGTCCATGCGCGCGCAGGCCGCCCTCGAGGACGTGCTCGCCCGCCGGGACCGGGACCACGGCCTGAGCCCGCAGTCCGTGGCGCACGTGGTGCCGGCGGTGACCCGCGGGCCGCTGGTGCTCGGCTCGTCCTCCCTCATCCGGGACGTGGACCTGACCTGGCGCCCGCCGGCGGCCCCGGACGTGCAGGTGTTCGCCAATCGCGGGCTCGCCGGGATCGACGGGACGATCGCCACCGCGGCCGGCGTGGCCCTGGGCACGGGCCGGCGCACCGTGGCCCTCGTGGGGGACCTCACCGCCCTGCACGACTCCGGCGGCCTGCTGCAGGGGCCGGGGGAGCCGGAGCCGGACCTGGACGTGGTGGTGGTCAACGACGCCGGCGGTGCCATCTTCGCCGGGCTCGAGCACGGCCAGGTGGCCCGCGCCGAGGGCATGGCCGACACCGTGGAGCGGTTCTTCGGCACCCCGCACACGGTGGACTTCGCCGCGCTGGCCGCCGCCCACGGCCTCGCGCACGTGCCCGTGGACACGCGGGTGGGCCTCGTGCACACGCTCTCCGACCCGGTCCGCGGCCGGCGCCTCGTGGAGGTCCGGTGCGACCGCGCGGACCGACCCGGGGTCACCGCCGCGATCGCCGAGGCCGTCGCGGCCACGTTCGAGGCGGCGCCGGAGTGCCACCCGGACGATCTGGCCCTGACCGAGGAGGAGTCATGA